One Funiculus sociatus GB2-C1 genomic region harbors:
- a CDS encoding IS5 family transposase, translating into MSQPLYDSDLTDKEWHLIEPLLPAKKPVGKDREVSLRDVLNAIFYRADNGVKWRNLPRDFPAWQTVYGYFRLWVRLGIWEQINTILVQQVRTAQGRDAEPSLVIIDSQSVKLGQKGGKNTALMVTKR; encoded by the coding sequence ATGAGCCAACCCTTGTACGACAGTGACCTCACCGATAAGGAATGGCACCTAATAGAACCGCTTTTACCCGCAAAAAAACCTGTGGGGAAAGACCGGGAAGTGAGCTTACGGGATGTGCTAAACGCGATTTTCTACCGAGCGGATAATGGGGTCAAATGGCGAAATTTACCGCGTGATTTTCCCGCATGGCAAACGGTGTACGGATACTTCCGCCTGTGGGTGCGCCTAGGTATTTGGGAGCAAATCAACACCATTTTGGTGCAACAGGTGCGAACAGCACAGGGGCGTGATGCCGAACCGAGTTTGGTCATTATAGATAGTCAGTCCGTCAAACTCGGACAAAAAGGGGGGAAGAACACGGCGTTGATGGTCACAAAAAGGTGA
- a CDS encoding transposase — translation MKGRKRHVVVDVLGLVLGCYVTSANTADVKAAPAVLVWVLEMFERIVKVLADQGYRGALGALIEHFFEQQERQVKLELTQRPTASQGFQVEPKRWIVERTWTWLENARILTRDYERLPENHQGMIYVVMIRLMLRRLAKNRRTWESQTA, via the coding sequence GTGAAAGGGCGCAAACGGCATGTTGTTGTTGATGTGTTAGGACTGGTGCTCGGTTGCTATGTTACCTCTGCAAATACGGCGGATGTCAAAGCCGCGCCTGCGGTTTTGGTATGGGTACTAGAGATGTTTGAGCGAATTGTCAAAGTCTTGGCAGACCAAGGGTATCGTGGAGCTTTAGGGGCATTGATTGAACACTTCTTTGAACAGCAGGAGCGACAAGTTAAGCTTGAACTCACTCAACGTCCAACGGCATCCCAAGGCTTTCAAGTTGAACCAAAACGATGGATTGTTGAACGGACTTGGACTTGGTTAGAAAATGCACGCATCCTTACCCGCGACTATGAACGGTTGCCCGAAAATCACCAGGGCATGATTTATGTCGTCATGATTCGGCTAATGCTCCGACGTTTAGCCAAAAATCGTCGAACTTGGGAATCCCAAACTGCTTAA